One window of Acropora palmata chromosome 1, jaAcrPala1.3, whole genome shotgun sequence genomic DNA carries:
- the LOC141879173 gene encoding uncharacterized protein LOC141879173 — protein sequence MNPCYAMFLRCNKWRQSRQVLPNVSSFVQSVFSLMMSSKLVEVQCEAAALLVELTAAPKILEEVEKCYMRLLSDRNMDDVLRKIIHERLKTVREKIPAIKNKQKKRAKIPIIVL from the exons ATGAACCCGTGTTATGCGATGTTTCTCAGATGCAACAAATGGCGG CAATCCCGCCAAGTGTTGCCAAACGTCAGCAGTTTCGTGCAGAGTGTTTTTAGCCTTATGATGTCATCAAAACTCGTAGAGGTTCAATGTGAAGCTGCTGCCTTACTGGTTGAACTGACAGCTGCTCCAAAAATCTTAGAG gAAGTAGAGAAGTGTTACATGAGATTATTATCCGACAGGAACATGGATGACGTGTTGAGAAAAATCATCCACGAAAGACTGAAAACAGTGAGAGAGAAAATTCCTGctatcaaaaacaaacaaaagaagcgGGCCAAAATACCGATTATAGTCTTATAG
- the LOC141879165 gene encoding lysine-specific demethylase 8-like translates to MAQSSKRGRILCNMAAESSINENGLVILRKLLPSVRKLDDLKLEQNLSGLTQVGGDPVLFLLETAVKDYFLGFFDRCLSNCQTVIDICWEKCNTGHWREVKVIWRETYSYASFFKALCLYSLGRMSDGMTACDMGLLLGAPILDNILTKTACEIQNNVKHVPLKVKLGESGNVNGFEADIDKTTEVMSQDDSGKRRLSDSFSNANKNKNVQSGFVKRQKTNGIPTIDKRVEIGCICCPSLEAFLTNYMQKNQPVVLNGVMDHWPARTTHLWSIKYLKEVAGCRTVPVELGLRYTDDSWTQKLMSIADFIDNYVNPIENGQEGEIAYLAQHQLFDQIPELHQDIVTPDYCCLGNGDDDDNVKINAWFGPCGTISPMHHDPYHNLLAQVVGEKYLRLYAKTESDKLYPHESTLLNNTSQVDVEEPDFAKFPKFASADYQECILREGQMLYIPPYHWHYVRSLSLSFSVSFWWK, encoded by the exons ATGGCTCAGTCTTCGAAACGAGGCCGAATTTTGTGCAATATGGCGGCGGAGTCTTCGATAAACGAAAATGGCTTAGTTATCCTCCGCAAACTTCTTCCGTCCGTTCGGAAATTAGATGACttaaaacttgaacaaaacCTTTCTGGATTGACACAAGTCGGAGGAGATCCTGTGCTTTTCCTTCTGGAGACAGCAGTTAAAGATTATTTTCTAGGGTTTTTTGATAGATGTCTGTCAAATTGCCAAACAGTAATTGACATCTGCTGGGAAAAATGTAACACTGGTCACTGGCGAGAAGTCAAAGTGATCTGGAGAGAAACCTATTCATATGCAAGTTTTTTCAAggctctttgcctttacagtTTGGGGAGAATGTCTGACGGCATGACAGCTTGCGACATGGGCTTGCTGTTAGGGGCACCAATTTTAGACAATATCTTAACCAAGACTGCAtgtgaaattcaaaataatgtcAAGCATGTCCCGCTGAAGGTAAAGCTTGGCGAAAGTGGTAATGTTAACGGTTTTGAAGCAGACATAGACAAAACCACTGAAGTTATGTCTCAAGATGATAGTGGGAAAAGGAGGTTGAGTGACAGCTTCTCAAAtgctaacaaaaacaaaaatgtgcaATCTGGGTTTGTAAAAAGACAGAAGACCAATGGTATTCCAACTATTGACAAAAGAGTTGAAATTGGTTGCATCTGCTGCCCCTCATTGGAAGCATTCCTAACAAATTACATGCAGAAAAACCAACCAGTTGTTCTTAATGGTGTGATGGATCATTGGCCTGCCAGAACAACTCATCTATGGAGCATAAAATATCTTAAGGAGGTAGCCGGCTGTCGCACTGTACCAGTTGAACTTGGACTACGATACACTGATGACTCTTGGAcacaaaagttaatgagcatAGCAGATTTTATAGATAATTATGTTAACCCAATTGAAAATGGACAAGAAGGAGAAATTGCATATCTAGCTCAACATCAACTGTTTGATCAAATACCAGAATTGCACCAGGATATAGTAACCCCTGATTATTGTTGTCTGGGAAATggtgatgacgatgataatgtGAAGATAAATGCTTGGTTTGGGCCATGTGGAACAATATCACCCATGCACCATGACCCTTATCACAATCTTTTGGCTCAAGTGGTGGGAGAAAAGTATTTGCGGTTATATGCAAAAACAGAATCAGACAAACTGTATCCTCATGAATCAACTTTGTTGAACAACACAAGCCAG gtggaTGTTGAGGAGCCAGATTTTGCCAAGTTTCCTAAATTTGCTTCAGCTGATTATCAAGAATGTATCCTAAGAGAGGGACAGATGTTGTATATTCCACCCTATCACTGGCACTATGTCAGGTCTCTGTCTCTTAGTTTTTCTGTTAGTTTCTGGTGGAAGTGA
- the LOC141879147 gene encoding cap-specific mRNA (nucleoside-2'-O-)-methyltransferase 2-like, giving the protein MAPKKRRKHPQYHANFPPGMQGEIEALFNKRIVLKSREETWANLPKSSCMFQEEPFVLADMILMKDELNTKKSLLNDMDIVEWHSHTRRVHKAGLVVRHLREKLHVEMCTQAWAKFHEILHSFNLIPDDALHTGSFRSVHLCEAPGAFVACLNHLLKSEYHGLEWNWIASTLNPYYEGHDLRAMLDDDRFISETLSHWHFGSDGTGDLMSVANLEALQHDAAFVHLVTADGSINCANQPDEQESVVGQLIFCEAVTAINLLSKGGNFVFKMFTALEQQMICLLFLLTCLFQEIQVIKPGTSKSGNSEIYVVCLGFIGKEEIPKEIIEILRKEYGSKCPATGLFSLSSIPLTFLEKLRACETFFTRMQMEAIDNHIQQFHFMSEAERKAHRQLQKLVVNSFLEKFPLQPIKREYRIVPGVILDGTQSSTVRGPTNGVHFDESFNGHHQKGSYNQRQNNLHQEWIEKILEDGMFKLDSTQCSSLQGLSRSSNGISLIPLYHDEVVWLSRMETTKDASYIKLWKPQTAARLDGVLNSRFCTPLYVSKIREAQKQATILKKENSDKLEEILDKVSPPRIVLRSKGGQGKLKNLDNLVSFSDVVRNGNIGVLLNITKGLGYLMSYLQEQGAQFRSIHVTVSNESKKTLVYFNQEMLCELRDISENVKQLFGNSDLRRCQLVFADADKGDELSTEMEMLLLCVTALKLLDTGGMFVCHICETLTRFSVGILYMLHQLFEEITILKPVMSELSSPQRFLVCKRFKGKDSYQDYLSSVLDEHIHCKSLPIDVVESVPINLLQSEKFYHFVKCTNEQLAHLELRSIFQLERLFLYPELIPSSKDITNLKNELMDYIK; this is encoded by the exons ATGGCGCCAAAAAAGAGACGGAAGCACCCCCAGTATCATGCAAACTTTCCACCTGGAATGCAAGGCGAAATTGAAGCTTTATTCAATAAAAGAATTGTCTTGAAATCAAGGGAGGAAACGTGGGCGAACCTTCCCAAATCGAGCTGTATGTTTCAAGAAGAACCTTTCGTTTTAGCGGATATGATACTCATGAAAGATGAGCTTAACACGAAGAAGAGTTTGCTTAACGATATGGACATTGTAGAGTGGCATTCACATACCCGCAGAGTTCACAAAGCGGGGCTTGTAGTTAGACATCTCAGAGAGAAACTCCATGTAGAAATGTGCACACAAGCTTGGGCTAAATTCCACGAAATTCTTCATTCGTTCAATCTTATCCCCGATGATGCATTACACACTGGTAGCTTTCGCTCAGTCCATCTGTGTGAGGCCCCAGGTGCTTTCGTTGCCTGCTTAAATCACCTGTTGAAGAGCGAATACCACGGTTTGGAGTGGAACTGGATCGCAAGTACTTTGAATCCCTACTATGAAGGACATGACTTAAGGGCCATGCTGGATGATGACCGGTTTATTTCAGAGACACTGTCACACTGGCATTTTGGATCAGACGGAACGGGAGACTTGATGAGTGTTGCTAACTTGGAGGCACTTCAACATGATGCAGCTTTTGTTCACTTG GTGACAGCTGATGGAAGCATAAATTGTGCAAATCAACCTGATGAACAGGAAAGTGTCGTGGGACAGCTTATTTTCTGTGAAGCAGTGACTGCAATAAACTTGCTTTCTAAAGGTGGAAATTTTGTGTTCAAGATGTTTACAGCATTGGAACAGCAGATGATTTgccttcttttccttcttaCTTGCTTATTTCAAGAAATCCAAGTCATAAAACCAG GTACAAGCAAGTCAGGCAATTCAGAAATATATGTTGTCTGTCTTGGTTTTATTGGGAAAGAAGAAATTCCAAAggaaattattgaaatattaAGAAAGGAGTATGGCTCAAAATGCCCAGCTACAGGCCTGTTTTCCCTGTCATCAATTCCTCTTACATTTTTAGAGAAATTGAGAGCCTGCGAAACGTTCTTTACAAGAATGCAAATGGAAGCAATTGATAATCACATTCAACAGTTTCACTTCATGAGTGAAGCTGAAAGAAAAGCTCATCGACAACTTCAAAAGCTTGTGGTAAATTCCTTCCTTGAAAAGTTTCCATTACAGCCAATCAAGAGAGAATATCGCATAGTGCCTGGTGTCATATTGGATGGCACACAATCGAGTACTGTCAGAGGACCCACAAATGGTGTCCATTTTGATGAAAGCTTCAATGGCCATCATCAGAAGGGAAGCTATAATCAGAGGCAAAATAACCTTCATCAGGAGTGGATTGAGAAAATTCTTGAGGATGGCATGTTTAAACTTGATTCTACTCAGTGTTCAAGTTTGCAAG GTCTTTCCAGATCATCAAATGGAATTTCACTTATCCCACTTTACCATGATGAAGTGGTTTGGCTTTCAAGAATGGAAACAACAAAAGATGCTTCATACATCAAACTCTGGAAACCACAGACAGCAGCTAGACTAGACGGTGTCTTAAATTCCCGCTTCTGCACACCATTATATGTTAGCAAGATCAGGGAAGCACAGAAACAGGCCACAATCTTAAAGAAAGAGAATTCTGATAAGCTTGAGGAAATTTTGGACAAAGTAAGTCCCCCAAGAATTGTTCTCAGATCAAAAGGAGGACAAGGAAAGTTGAAAAATCTAGACAATCTTGTTTCCTTCTCAGATGTGGTAAGAAATGGTAACATTGGAGTTTTGTTAAACATCACTAAAGGTCTTGGTTACCTGATGAGTTATCTTCAGGAACAAGGTGCACAATTCAGGTCTATTCATGTAACTGTTTCAAACGAAAGCAAGAAAACTTTAGTTTATTTCAATCAGGAGATGCTGTGTGAGCTTAGAGACATTAGTGAGAATGTGAAACAGCTTTTCGGCAACAGTGATTTACGAAGATGTCAACTTGTGTTTGCGGATGCAGACAAAGGTGACGAGTTGAGTACAGAAATGGAAATGTTATTACTTTGTGTGACTGCTTTGAAATTGTTGGACACAGGAGGAATGTTTGTCTGCCACATTTGTGAGACACTGACAAGATTCAGTGTGGGGATACTGTACATGTTACACCAATTGTTTGAAGAGATAACAATTCTCAAGCCAGTCATGTCCGAACTTTCCAGCCCACAGAGATTTTTGGTTTGCAAGAGATTCAAAGGAAAGGACAGTTACCAAGACTACCTCTCGAGTGTTCTAGATGAACACATTCACTGCAAGAGCCTGCCAATAGATGTTGTAGAAAGTGTACCTATAAATCTTTTACAGAGTGAGAAATTTTACCATTTTGTTAAATGCACAAATGAACAGCTAGCTCATTTGGAGCTTCGAAGCATTTTCCAGCTAGAGAGACTTTTTCTTTACCCTGAACTAATACCATCCTCTAAGGACATCACAAACCTCAAGAATGAGCTTATGGATTATATTAAGTAA
- the LOC141879157 gene encoding uncharacterized protein LOC141879157, whose amino-acid sequence MNGAVIPNTPIAVDFWRVRRCPHSRIFFLSHMHADHTAGLTSSWNSYTIYCSVITKKLLTAKLHVKSELVVGLPLYEPVTINLDEVGRETMTVTLVDANHCPGSVMFIFEGYFGRILYTGDFRFCDRLLKYSAIKGKQFDTLYLDNTYCHPKCFFPTRSNATTTVVEIIRNHPQHTIVIGLHSLGKETLLYDIAVACKCWIGMDPSRSETMELVGMPQVFTCDVDSTRIRVVSFQEVNKRNIDLWNSKEPTIAILPTCLYVGGSNPYENVPNVFVVPYSDHSSFEELKAFVSDIRPRKIIPIVHKHRLSADENPNSRVNMNIFQSLMEPSSSQKFSVPPSVECFMAPEMKQDVKKRMKATTKLGIRKVAKSRKACGVVFLPSQEECEEQKFCGWANGDFEDKENTDSERGDGVAKEIDIQERHDSMFSPMKNDRESGSGVFADNKGVAINDNSRDKVGSVYFILKEGFEVNENIREFSNEQMLEESNIRESSLAFFCFKQVDGSREKEGDRIDKDEEILNELSSECTTFADLKDVCSGRKRIENDIAGIEDTHEDGNVVGSSLVQRGHAEKRRRIDEGTDCKDATKAEELRSTETSLIKQCSFVISEAIKECRHNDFVSGAEENKENNERCAFASPSVRNIGGFSENEKNVVKPEETNIFSSMRIDSCSSKKRRVGDQDGVEKVETNNAQEEHKVDSSPMRKDHFRKRVKMDNDDKDITIAGDSDGEGSKHSDLDDQVDDFGCANETSDDELFAVASCYQRDYASRVCQQDERITSIKKSFSDNQGSKKKRFNMYTGQTCDFARKLLKDMVRNGSL is encoded by the coding sequence ATGAACGGAGCTGTAATTCCAAACACTCCAATCGCTGTTGACTTCTGGAGAGTGAGAAGATGTCCGCACTCGAGGATTTTCTTTCTATCTCACATGCACGCTGATCATACTGCTGGCCTCACATCTTCGTGGAATTCCTACACCATCTACTGCTCAGTAATCACAAAGAAGCTTTTAACGGCCAAACTTCACGTCAAAAGCGAACTTGTTGTTGGCCTGCCGCTCTATGAACCTGTGACAATAAATTTAGATGAAGTTGGGAGAGAAACAATGACCGTGACACTTGTAGATGCCAACCATTGCCCCGGATCTGtcatgtttattttcgaggGATACTTTGGAAGAATCCTTTACACCGGGGATTTTCGTTTCTGCGATCGACTCTTAAAGTACTCTGCTATTAAGGGAAAGCAATTTGACACCCTGTACCTCGATAACACGTATTGTCATCCAAAGTGTTTTTTTCCCACACGTTCTAATGCTACAACTACAGTAGTGGAAATCATTCGAAATCATCCTCAGCATACTATTGTCATTGGCCTTCATTCGTTGGGCAAAGAAACTCTGTTGTACGATATTGCAGTTGCATGTAAATGTTGGATTGGAATGGACCCCTCAAGAAGCGAGACGATGGAACTTGTTGGAATGCCACAAGTGTTTACTTGTGATGTGGACAGCACAAGAATACGTGTTGTTAGTTTTCAGGAAGTCAACAAGAGAAACATAGATCTTTGGAACTCAAAAGAACCAACAATTGCAATACTACCAACTTGCCTCTATGTGGGCGGAAGCAATCCATACGAGAATGTGccaaatgtttttgttgttccaTACTCTGATCATTCTTCTTTTGAAGAATTGAAGGCATTTGTGTCAGATATCAGGCCCCGTAAGATTATACCAATAGTTCACAAGCACAGACTTTCAGCAGATGAAAATCCTAACAGTAGAGTAAACATGAACATTTTCCAGTCCCTAATGGAACCTTCGTCATCACAAAAGTTCAGTGTACCCCCTTCTGTGGAATGTTTCATGGCTccagaaatgaaacaagacGTAAAGAAAAGGATGAAAGCAACAACTAAACTTGGGATTAGAAAAGTTGCCAAAAGCAGAAAGGCATGTGGGGTTGTTTTCCTTCCCAGTCAAGAAGAGTGCGAGGAACAGAAGTTCTGTGGTTGGGCCAATGGCGATTTTGAAGATAAAGAAAACACAGATAGTGAAAGAGGTGATGGTGTGGCTAAAGAGATAGATATTCAGGAAAGGCATGATAGCATGTTTTCTCCTATGAAGAATGACAGGGAGTCAGGATCTGGAGTTTTTGCTGATAACAAAGGTGTGGCCATTAATGACAACTCAAGGGATAAAGTTGGATCAGTGTacttcattttgaaagaagGGTTTGAGGTAAATGAGAACATCCGTgagttttcaaatgaacaaATGTTAGAGGAATCTAACATTAGGGAGAGTTCccttgcatttttttgtttcaaacaagttgatggTTCCAGAGAGAAAGAGGGTGATAGAATTGACAAAGATGaagaaatattaaatgaaCTCAGTAGTGAGTGTACTACATTTGCCGATTTGAAAGATGTTTGTTCAGGGAGGAAAAGAATAGAGAATGATATTGCTGGCATTGAAGACACTCATGAGGATGGAAACGTCGTTGGTTCTTCGTTAGTGCAAAGGGGTCATGCAGAAAAGAGAAGGAGGATAGATGAAGGCACAGATTGTAAAGATGCTACTAAGGCTGAAGAATTAAGGAGTACAGAAACATCATTAATCAAGCAGTGCAGCTTTGTGATAAGTGAGGCAATCAAAGAATGCCGCCACAATGACTTTGTTAGTGGAGCAgaggaaaacaaggaaaacaatgaaaggtGTGCATTTGCATCTCCTTCTGTCAGAAATATAGGTGGTTTTAGCGAAAACGAGAAGAATGTTGTCAAACCAGAGGAGACCAATATATTTTCTTCCATGAGAATAGACAGCTGTTCCAGTAAGAAAAGAAGGGTTGGAGACCAAGATGGTGTTGAAAAGGTAGAGACTAACAATGCCCAGGAAGAACACAAAGTGGATTCTTCCCCAATGCGGAAGGATCATTTTAGAAAGAGAGTAAAGATGGACAATGATGACAAAGATATCACCATTGCAGGGGACAGTGATGGGGAAGGGAGCAAACACTCTGATTTAGATGACCAAGTGGATGATTTTGGATGTGCCAATGAGACCTCTGATGATGAGTTGTTTGCAGTAGCGTCCTGCTATCAAAGAGATTATGCCTCACGCGTCTGTCAACAAGATGAAAGGATTACTTCAATCAAGAAATCTTTCAGTGATAACCAAGgcagtaaaaagaaaagatttaaTATGTACACTGGCCAAACATGTGATTTTGCAAGGAAACTCTTGAAAGATATGGTTAGGAATGGATCCCTGTGA